A single region of the Halorussus gelatinilyticus genome encodes:
- a CDS encoding DUF7858 family protein → MTLSDIADGLEVTAEQRDRGVASVDATEDSLRERLAEFADDLPCDATSAAEIVEAHTAGESVGDGAHAAGVAPITAAKTLHLLGCEGVSPLTPRAHEILRDWLAADLSRTEARELAGANETEFALAAFVETHEPLDGAREVVSGFRTMCDDASRDALADARSTVTDLV, encoded by the coding sequence GTGACGCTCTCGGACATCGCCGACGGACTGGAAGTCACCGCCGAGCAACGCGACCGCGGCGTCGCGTCGGTGGACGCCACGGAGGACTCCCTCCGAGAGCGCCTCGCGGAGTTCGCCGACGACCTGCCCTGCGACGCGACCTCCGCGGCCGAAATCGTCGAGGCTCACACCGCGGGCGAGTCGGTCGGCGACGGCGCGCACGCGGCGGGCGTCGCCCCGATTACCGCGGCGAAGACGCTCCATCTCCTCGGGTGCGAGGGCGTCTCGCCGCTGACGCCGCGCGCTCACGAGATTCTGCGCGACTGGCTCGCGGCCGACCTCTCCCGGACCGAGGCCCGCGAACTCGCGGGCGCGAACGAGACGGAGTTCGCGCTGGCGGCGTTCGTCGAGACCCACGAACCGCTCGACGGTGCGCGGGAAGTCGTCTCCGGGTTCCGGACGATGTGCGACGATGCGAGTCGAGACGCGCTCGCGGACGCGAGAAGCACGGTAACGGATTTGGTTTGA
- a CDS encoding AAA family ATPase — protein MTRSTAALVGATGGAGTTRLAVELGATLVRDGREVAVLDADFATEGLARHLSGRIDPDVTTLLTEDGTLADGLREHPATADLAGRLELCPARGPFERLARAKTADAAQRFEQLLAEAANRFDHVLVDAPPVAANQAVAAVTSAERVAVVAPASERGVDAVQRTRGRVTDVGANVDAVVATRAGPEHPLRSADAAVPTSDATTVADVPASAPDPETTFAPAVAHAAEVVFDAELGLEFEEAGLFDVEVGEFVPDALS, from the coding sequence ATGACGCGTTCGACTGCCGCGCTCGTCGGTGCGACCGGCGGCGCTGGCACGACTCGACTCGCCGTCGAACTCGGCGCGACGCTCGTACGGGACGGCCGCGAAGTCGCCGTCCTCGACGCCGACTTCGCCACCGAGGGACTGGCACGCCACCTCTCGGGCCGCATCGACCCCGACGTGACGACCCTGCTCACCGAGGACGGAACGCTCGCCGACGGACTGCGGGAGCATCCCGCGACCGCCGACCTCGCGGGCCGACTCGAACTCTGTCCGGCGCGCGGCCCGTTCGAGCGACTGGCCCGCGCGAAGACCGCCGACGCCGCCCAGCGATTCGAGCAACTGCTCGCCGAGGCCGCGAACAGGTTCGACCACGTGCTGGTGGACGCGCCGCCAGTCGCCGCGAATCAGGCCGTCGCGGCGGTGACGAGTGCGGAGCGGGTCGCAGTGGTCGCGCCAGCGAGCGAGCGCGGCGTGGACGCGGTCCAGCGCACCCGCGGGCGCGTGACGGACGTGGGCGCGAACGTGGACGCCGTGGTCGCCACTCGCGCCGGCCCCGAGCATCCGCTCCGGAGCGCCGACGCCGCGGTGCCGACGAGCGACGCGACGACCGTCGCGGACGTGCCCGCGAGCGCGCCCGACCCCGAAACGACGTTCGCGCCCGCCGTTGCGCACGCCGCGGAAGTCGTCTTCGACGCCGAGTTGGGTCTGGAGTTCGAGGAGGCCGGACTGTTCGACGTGGAGGTCGGCGAGTTCGTCCCCGACGCGCTCTCCTGA
- a CDS encoding HIT family protein, whose translation MSRDDCIFCQIVDGDIPSRKVFEDDTAMAFLDANPLAPGHTLVIPKDHYETLEDTPEDVAAHVFGAVHRLNTAVEHAVDADGTNVAFNNGEAAGQEVPHVHGHIIPRFDGDGGNPIHAVAGKRPDLTEEELDDIAEEIHTQRD comes from the coding sequence ATGAGCCGAGACGACTGCATCTTCTGTCAAATCGTCGATGGTGACATCCCGAGTCGCAAAGTCTTCGAGGACGACACCGCGATGGCGTTCCTCGACGCGAACCCCCTCGCGCCGGGCCACACGCTCGTCATCCCGAAGGACCATTACGAGACGCTCGAAGACACGCCCGAGGACGTCGCCGCGCACGTCTTCGGCGCGGTCCACCGCCTGAATACCGCGGTCGAACACGCCGTGGACGCCGACGGCACCAACGTTGCGTTCAACAACGGCGAGGCCGCCGGCCAAGAGGTTCCGCACGTCCACGGCCACATCATCCCGCGGTTCGACGGCGACGGCGGCAACCCCATCCACGCCGTCGCGGGGAAGCGCCCCGACCTCACCGAGGAGGAACTGGACGATATCGCCGAGGAGATTCACACCCAGCGCGACTGA
- a CDS encoding helix-turn-helix transcriptional regulator, producing the protein MDSPPEAALERLGFLTASPNRYRLLGALSEDAASADALGEQLDLPRSTLQRNLTALREQGYVSHIVTENRYEITVAGELAFEAVEDALSTVTLAASLGPFFERFPTELPVGTDALIECDITVSTTDTPFEPLYHVRRNVLDATDVRGFVPTINPLYLDTLRECVDEDLQVEVVAPPTAYESPTPDYDETLDALETSGNVVLHESNAVPEYALGIVDETVFLGAFDERMRTHSVLAAPSQPDLLTWAEEKYDEVSTAATPR; encoded by the coding sequence ATGGACAGTCCCCCGGAAGCCGCATTGGAGCGACTGGGATTTCTGACCGCATCTCCGAATCGCTACCGGCTCCTCGGAGCGCTCTCGGAGGACGCGGCGTCCGCGGACGCGCTCGGCGAGCAGTTGGACCTCCCGCGGTCGACCCTCCAACGAAACCTCACCGCCCTCCGAGAGCAGGGATACGTCTCCCACATCGTCACGGAAAACCGGTACGAGATCACCGTCGCGGGAGAACTCGCGTTCGAAGCGGTCGAAGACGCACTCTCGACGGTCACCCTCGCAGCGTCGCTCGGCCCCTTCTTCGAGCGATTCCCGACCGAACTTCCCGTCGGTACGGACGCGCTGATCGAGTGCGATATAACCGTCTCGACGACCGACACGCCGTTCGAACCGCTCTATCACGTCCGGCGAAACGTACTCGACGCGACCGATGTTCGGGGGTTCGTGCCGACTATCAATCCTCTCTACCTCGACACGCTCCGAGAGTGCGTCGACGAGGACCTGCAGGTCGAAGTCGTCGCACCGCCGACCGCCTACGAATCGCCGACTCCCGACTACGACGAGACGCTCGACGCGCTCGAAACGTCGGGCAACGTCGTGTTACACGAGTCGAATGCGGTTCCGGAGTACGCACTCGGAATCGTGGACGAGACGGTCTTCCTCGGGGCGTTCGACGAGCGGATGCGTACTCATTCGGTGTTAGCGGCACCGTCACAACCCGACCTCCTGACGTGGGCCGAAGAGAAATACGACGAGGTTAGTACCGCCGCGACGCCCCGGTGA
- a CDS encoding HAD family hydrolase has translation MSYDAVLFDCDGVIVEMPDRATMTDAMRRVQRRFELSAPPETVVADFFKGNLSSITERCREAGVERDTFCTEAAREGVRAQLSEIRSGVRSLYDDVAAIRELDYSLGIVSDNHPRVLSFLLRRFDLTDLFETVRGCPFTPSGLERRKPDPHNVETAMEALDAETALYVGDRSVDVEAADNAGIDSVLLRREEHSDPEDGLSPTYEASTLWQLHDVL, from the coding sequence ATGAGCTACGACGCGGTACTGTTCGACTGTGATGGCGTCATCGTAGAGATGCCCGACCGAGCGACTATGACGGACGCGATGCGACGCGTCCAGCGGCGATTCGAACTGTCCGCCCCGCCGGAGACGGTGGTCGCGGATTTCTTCAAGGGCAACCTCTCGTCTATCACCGAGCGCTGTCGGGAGGCCGGAGTCGAGCGCGACACTTTCTGCACGGAGGCCGCCCGAGAAGGCGTTCGCGCACAACTGTCGGAGATTCGGTCGGGGGTGCGTTCGCTGTACGACGACGTCGCCGCGATTCGGGAACTGGACTACTCGCTGGGCATCGTCAGCGACAACCACCCGCGCGTGCTCTCGTTCCTCCTGCGGCGGTTCGACCTGACCGACTTGTTCGAGACGGTACGCGGCTGTCCATTCACGCCGTCGGGCCTCGAACGCCGCAAACCCGACCCGCACAACGTCGAGACCGCGATGGAGGCGCTCGACGCCGAAACCGCCCTGTACGTCGGCGACCGCTCGGTCGACGTCGAGGCGGCCGACAACGCCGGCATCGACTCCGTACTCCTGCGACGTGAGGAACACTCCGACCCTGAGGACGGCCTCTCTCCGACGTACGAAGCGTCCACGCTCTGGCAGCTCCACGACGTACTCTGA
- a CDS encoding SHOCT domain-containing protein — MAATPYERLRENATEVVSMLVTGIWLAAMFTGQDWWLAALLFGYVVVVPVVSLLFGVEEDENEWWDDRADDLSVDDAATDDADEQRDALETLRDRYARGELTDEQFERKLERLLDTETLEDVEDRARAREEETETESFERSS; from the coding sequence ATGGCCGCGACGCCCTACGAGCGTCTCCGAGAGAACGCGACCGAGGTGGTGAGCATGCTGGTCACGGGCATCTGGCTCGCGGCGATGTTCACCGGACAGGACTGGTGGCTCGCCGCGTTGCTGTTCGGTTACGTCGTCGTGGTGCCGGTCGTCTCGCTCCTGTTCGGCGTCGAGGAAGACGAAAACGAGTGGTGGGACGACCGGGCCGACGACCTCTCGGTAGACGACGCCGCGACCGACGACGCCGACGAGCAACGCGACGCGCTGGAGACGCTCAGAGACCGATACGCCCGCGGGGAACTCACCGACGAGCAGTTCGAGCGGAAACTGGAGCGACTCCTCGACACCGAGACGCTGGAGGACGTGGAGGACCGCGCTCGCGCCCGCGAAGAGGAGACGGAGACGGAGTCGTTCGAGCGGTCGTCGTGA
- the ileS gene encoding isoleucine--tRNA ligase: MSRFGEVDDQYEPHEVEDRVFDYWDEVDAYEKAKEHRADEETFFFVDGPPYTSGAAHMGTTWNKTLKDAYIRYLRMQGYDVTDRPGYDMHGLPIETRVEERLGFENKKDIEEFGEENFIEECKQYAEEQLEGLQSDFQSFGVWMDWDDPYKTVNPEYMEAAWWGFEQAHEKGLVEQGQRSISQCPRCETAIANNEVEYEDVEDPSIYVKFPLREDERSESSERASGEAASDEEGYLVIWTTTPWTVPANTFVAVDGDVTYQRVRATKDGDEEVLYLADGCVEEVLKKGRYDDYEIEGEVAGEEMVGWKYDHPLREEVPDHADGEDALQVYTADYVEVDRTGLVHSAPGHGEEDFERGRELGLDIFCPVGSDGVYDESAGKYAGQYVKDADEEIIADLEDAGLMLSSGTTTHSYGHCWRCDTGIIQIVTDQWFITITDVKDQLLDNIEDSEWHPEWARDNRFRDFVEDAPDWNVSRQRYWGIPIPIWTPEDWDGSMDDVIVVGTREELAEKVDQDVDPESVDLHKGTVDELTITEDGTTYTRVGDVFDVWLDSSVASWGTLDYPENDEQFEELWPADLIMEAHDQTRGWFWSQLGMGTAAVGEIPYDEVLMHGYANMPDGRGMSKSKGILVDPHEVIEEYGTDPMRMFLLSSNPQGEDMRFSYDETSEMQRDLNILWNVFRFPLPYMRLDDFDPDETTLEDVDEDLELVDEWVLARLQSVVAEMTDHWEDYRQDKALDVLLNFVVEDVSRFYIQVVRERMWEEDDSASKLAAYATFYEVLTTVVALLAPYAPFVTEEIYGALTGDEGHDTVHMLDWPEVEEYWQDAQLETDVGLLRAIEEAGSNARQQAERKLRWPVTRVVVTADGERTVEAVERHRDLLADRLNARGIELVGPDEDWGELHYSAEADMSLLGPEFGDDAGRVMQALNDARVAEPTLAALEAAVAEETGMDADLTDEMVEFVTQTPDGVTGVGFDTDGDQHGVVYVDTELTEDIESEGYAREVIRRVQEMRKEMDLDIEERVRLELGIADDRVADLVESHMDLVREEVRADEVGDVEDGYRKTWDVEGVEMEIAVAALAEAEA, from the coding sequence ATGAGCAGGTTCGGTGAGGTCGACGACCAGTACGAACCCCACGAGGTCGAAGACCGGGTGTTCGACTACTGGGACGAGGTAGACGCCTACGAGAAAGCGAAGGAGCATCGCGCGGACGAAGAGACGTTCTTCTTCGTTGACGGGCCGCCGTACACCTCCGGCGCGGCCCACATGGGTACGACGTGGAACAAGACGCTGAAGGACGCTTACATCCGGTATCTCCGGATGCAGGGCTACGACGTGACCGACCGGCCGGGCTACGACATGCACGGCCTGCCCATCGAGACGAGGGTCGAGGAGCGACTGGGCTTCGAGAACAAGAAGGACATCGAGGAGTTCGGCGAGGAGAACTTCATCGAGGAGTGCAAGCAGTACGCCGAAGAGCAGTTGGAGGGTCTCCAGTCGGACTTCCAGTCGTTCGGCGTCTGGATGGACTGGGACGACCCGTACAAGACGGTCAACCCCGAGTACATGGAGGCGGCGTGGTGGGGCTTCGAGCAGGCCCACGAGAAGGGTCTCGTCGAGCAGGGCCAGCGTTCTATCTCCCAGTGCCCGCGCTGTGAGACCGCCATCGCCAACAACGAAGTCGAGTACGAGGACGTCGAGGACCCCTCCATCTACGTCAAGTTCCCGCTGCGCGAGGACGAGCGAAGCGAGTCCTCGGAACGTGCGAGCGGTGAAGCCGCGAGCGACGAGGAGGGCTACCTCGTCATCTGGACGACGACCCCGTGGACCGTCCCCGCCAACACCTTCGTCGCGGTGGACGGCGACGTGACCTACCAGCGGGTCCGGGCCACGAAGGACGGCGACGAGGAAGTCCTCTACCTCGCGGACGGATGCGTCGAGGAGGTCCTGAAGAAGGGCCGCTACGACGACTACGAAATCGAGGGCGAGGTCGCGGGCGAGGAGATGGTCGGCTGGAAGTACGACCATCCGCTCCGCGAGGAGGTTCCCGACCACGCCGACGGCGAGGACGCACTACAGGTCTACACCGCCGACTACGTGGAGGTTGACCGCACCGGTCTCGTCCACTCCGCGCCGGGCCACGGTGAGGAGGACTTCGAGCGCGGCCGCGAACTCGGACTGGACATCTTCTGTCCGGTCGGGAGCGACGGCGTGTACGACGAGTCGGCCGGGAAGTACGCCGGGCAGTACGTCAAGGACGCCGACGAGGAGATCATCGCCGACCTCGAAGACGCCGGCCTGATGCTCTCGTCGGGCACCACCACTCACAGCTACGGCCACTGCTGGCGGTGTGACACCGGCATCATTCAAATCGTCACCGACCAGTGGTTCATCACCATCACCGACGTGAAGGACCAACTCCTCGACAACATCGAGGACAGCGAGTGGCACCCCGAATGGGCACGGGACAACCGCTTCCGGGACTTCGTGGAGGACGCGCCGGACTGGAACGTCTCGCGCCAGCGCTACTGGGGCATCCCGATTCCCATCTGGACGCCGGAAGACTGGGACGGGAGCATGGACGACGTCATCGTCGTCGGCACCCGTGAGGAACTCGCCGAGAAAGTGGACCAAGACGTAGACCCCGAGAGCGTGGACCTCCACAAGGGCACGGTGGACGAGTTGACCATCACCGAGGACGGCACGACTTACACCCGCGTCGGCGACGTGTTCGACGTGTGGCTCGACTCGTCGGTCGCCTCGTGGGGCACCCTCGACTACCCCGAAAACGACGAGCAGTTCGAGGAACTGTGGCCCGCCGACCTCATCATGGAGGCCCACGACCAGACCCGCGGGTGGTTCTGGTCGCAACTCGGCATGGGGACCGCCGCCGTCGGCGAAATCCCGTACGACGAGGTCCTGATGCACGGCTACGCCAACATGCCGGACGGCCGCGGTATGTCCAAGTCCAAGGGCATCCTCGTTGACCCCCACGAGGTCATCGAGGAGTACGGCACCGACCCGATGCGGATGTTCCTGCTCTCGTCGAACCCGCAGGGCGAGGACATGCGCTTCTCGTACGACGAGACCAGCGAGATGCAGCGGGACCTCAACATCCTCTGGAACGTGTTCCGGTTCCCGCTCCCGTACATGCGCCTCGACGACTTCGACCCGGACGAGACCACGCTGGAGGACGTGGACGAGGACCTCGAACTCGTGGACGAGTGGGTCCTCGCGCGCCTCCAGTCAGTCGTCGCGGAGATGACCGACCACTGGGAGGACTACCGGCAGGACAAGGCGCTCGACGTCCTCCTGAACTTCGTGGTCGAGGACGTTTCGCGGTTCTACATCCAAGTGGTCCGCGAGCGCATGTGGGAAGAGGACGACAGCGCCTCGAAGCTGGCGGCCTACGCCACCTTCTACGAGGTGCTGACGACGGTCGTCGCCCTGCTCGCGCCCTACGCGCCGTTCGTCACCGAGGAGATTTACGGCGCGCTCACCGGCGACGAGGGCCACGACACGGTCCACATGCTCGACTGGCCCGAGGTCGAGGAGTACTGGCAGGACGCCCAACTGGAGACCGACGTCGGTCTTCTCCGGGCCATCGAGGAGGCGGGGTCGAACGCCCGTCAGCAGGCCGAGCGCAAGCTCCGCTGGCCCGTCACGCGCGTCGTGGTCACGGCCGACGGCGAGCGCACGGTCGAGGCCGTCGAGCGCCACCGCGACCTGCTGGCCGACCGGCTCAACGCCCGCGGCATCGAACTCGTCGGTCCCGACGAGGACTGGGGCGAACTCCACTACAGCGCCGAGGCCGACATGAGCCTCCTCGGTCCCGAGTTCGGCGACGACGCGGGCCGGGTCATGCAGGCGCTCAACGACGCCCGCGTCGCGGAGCCGACCCTCGCCGCGCTCGAAGCCGCGGTCGCCGAGGAGACCGGTATGGACGCCGACCTGACCGACGAGATGGTCGAGTTCGTCACCCAGACGCCCGATGGCGTCACCGGCGTCGGCTTCGACACCGACGGCGACCAGCACGGCGTCGTCTACGTCGATACGGAACTCACCGAGGACATCGAGAGCGAGGGGTACGCCCGCGAGGTCATCCGGCGCGTCCAAGAGATGCGCAAGGAGATGGACTTAGACATCGAGGAGCGCGTCCGCCTCGAACTCGGTATCGCCGACGACCGCGTGGCCGACCTCGTAGAATCGCACATGGACCTCGTGCGCGAGGAGGTCCGCGCCGACGAGGTCGGCGACGTGGAGGACGGCTATCGGAAGACGTGGGACGTGGAAGGCGTCGAGATGGAGATCGCGGTGGCGGCGCTGGCGGAAGCCGAGGCGTAG